A genomic region of Photobacterium swingsii contains the following coding sequences:
- the prpB gene encoding methylisocitrate lyase, with protein MTPGKRFRHAVATNHPLQIVGAINPYCAMMAEQVGHQAIYLSGGGIANASYGLPDLGITTLNDVLEDVRRVTAASSLPLLVDIDTGFGGAFNIARTIREVEKAGAAAVHIEDQVAQKRCGHRPNKAIVSQQEMVDRIKACVDAKTDSDFVVMARTDALAVEGMEAAIERAVACVDAGADMIFPEAINTLAQYQQFSDAIDVPILANITEFGQTPLFSGEELAECGVDMVLYPLSAFRAMNQAALNVYQHLKNDGHQRQVVDEMQTREALYQFLGYHQYEAKLDKLFSKK; from the coding sequence ATGACACCCGGAAAGCGGTTTCGACATGCGGTAGCGACAAACCACCCGCTCCAAATAGTAGGAGCGATAAACCCATATTGCGCCATGATGGCAGAACAAGTGGGGCATCAGGCGATTTACCTATCAGGTGGCGGCATTGCTAATGCGTCGTATGGCTTGCCTGATTTAGGGATCACCACTTTGAATGATGTGCTTGAAGATGTGCGTAGGGTGACGGCAGCCTCTTCATTGCCGCTGTTAGTCGATATAGATACGGGGTTTGGCGGTGCTTTTAATATTGCGCGTACTATTCGAGAAGTTGAAAAAGCAGGTGCTGCAGCGGTACATATTGAAGATCAAGTGGCACAAAAACGCTGTGGACATCGACCGAATAAAGCCATTGTGAGCCAGCAAGAAATGGTCGATAGAATCAAGGCCTGCGTAGATGCAAAAACAGACAGTGATTTTGTCGTGATGGCGCGAACAGATGCTTTAGCCGTCGAAGGGATGGAGGCTGCTATTGAACGCGCCGTGGCTTGTGTTGATGCCGGTGCCGATATGATTTTTCCTGAGGCGATAAATACGTTAGCTCAATATCAGCAGTTTTCAGATGCGATTGATGTACCGATTTTGGCAAATATTACTGAGTTTGGTCAGACGCCATTGTTTTCAGGTGAAGAGTTGGCGGAATGCGGTGTTGATATGGTGTTGTATCCGCTCAGTGCGTTTCGTGCCATGAATCAAGCTGCGCTTAACGTCTACCAGCACCTTAAAAATGATGGCCACCAGCGACAGGTTGTTGATGAGATGCAAACCCGTGAAGCGCTTTATCAATTTTTAGGCTATCACCAATATGAAGCTAAGCTCGATAAACTATTTTCAAAAAAATAG
- a CDS encoding ABC transporter ATP-binding protein → MINWSWLLKQAKRHRPRLIAANIIAIIATLVSVPIPLLMPLMVDEVLLDKPASGVAFLNTFLPESLQDAAAYIVLVLFMVIVMRIISQALNILQSRQFTLVAKDVTYLLRQRLIDKLGRISMRQYEERGSGGITSHLITDIETIDKFVGDTLSRFLVSLLTVIGTASILLWLNWQLGLFILLMNPLVVYASRLMGSRVKNLKKLENQAFEKFQQRLVETLDGLYQLRAANREKEFLTQLKSSANDIRSNADKYAWQSEAAGRVSFLLFLVGFELFRAAAMLMVLFSDLSIGQMFAVFGYLWFMLSPVQELLGIQFAWYSASAAMQRLNGLMTLEEEVRPVATVNPFTDNKSLSIDVRDVRFSYDEDKEVLRGLNLSIPAGKRVALVGASGGGKSTLIQLLLGIYQKDSGDLLINGERIEDVSYEALREKMAVVLQQPVLFNDTLRHNLTLGANFTDNELWQALEIAQLTDVTKRLTNGLDTEIGRQGIRLSGGQRQRLAIARMILANPDFVILDEATSALDTATEAALHTALNQFLRDRTTLIVAHRLSAVKQADIIYVLEDGKLSQAGTHEELVQKEGLYQTLYGTIQSSDQSKNEDNPALTIASVNVK, encoded by the coding sequence ATGATTAACTGGTCTTGGCTTTTAAAGCAAGCAAAACGTCATAGGCCTCGATTAATTGCAGCAAACATTATCGCCATCATTGCCACGCTTGTTAGCGTCCCTATTCCACTGCTTATGCCACTCATGGTGGATGAAGTTCTTCTGGATAAACCAGCAAGTGGCGTTGCCTTCTTAAACACATTTTTACCTGAATCCCTTCAAGATGCTGCCGCCTACATTGTGTTAGTGCTGTTCATGGTTATTGTGATGCGCATCATTAGCCAAGCTCTGAACATTCTGCAAAGTCGCCAATTTACCCTAGTTGCAAAAGACGTCACCTACCTGCTTCGCCAGCGCTTAATTGATAAGCTAGGCCGTATTAGCATGCGTCAGTATGAAGAGCGCGGCAGCGGTGGTATTACTTCGCACCTCATTACAGATATAGAAACCATTGACAAATTTGTGGGTGATACACTTAGCCGATTCTTAGTGAGCTTGCTGACAGTCATAGGTACAGCAAGTATCCTACTTTGGTTAAATTGGCAGCTCGGACTCTTCATCTTGCTGATGAACCCTCTTGTTGTTTACGCGTCTCGCTTAATGGGCAGCCGTGTAAAAAATTTAAAGAAACTCGAAAACCAAGCCTTCGAAAAGTTCCAGCAGCGTTTAGTCGAAACCCTTGATGGACTTTATCAACTCCGTGCTGCAAACCGTGAAAAAGAGTTTCTGACGCAGCTTAAGTCGAGTGCCAACGATATTCGTAGCAATGCCGACAAATACGCATGGCAGTCTGAAGCCGCTGGTCGTGTGTCTTTTCTATTATTCTTGGTCGGGTTTGAACTCTTCCGCGCAGCAGCCATGTTGATGGTACTTTTCAGTGATTTAAGTATCGGTCAAATGTTCGCAGTATTCGGGTACCTATGGTTTATGCTCAGCCCTGTTCAAGAATTGCTCGGTATTCAGTTTGCGTGGTATAGCGCTTCAGCTGCGATGCAACGCCTGAATGGCTTGATGACGTTAGAAGAAGAAGTTCGCCCTGTGGCGACAGTAAACCCATTCACAGACAACAAGTCCCTGTCTATCGACGTTCGCGATGTACGTTTTTCTTATGATGAAGATAAAGAGGTATTACGCGGGCTCAACCTTAGCATCCCAGCAGGTAAACGCGTTGCTTTAGTTGGTGCTTCAGGTGGCGGTAAATCAACCCTAATCCAACTTTTATTAGGCATTTATCAAAAAGATTCAGGCGATCTATTGATCAATGGTGAGCGAATCGAAGATGTCAGCTATGAGGCACTGCGTGAAAAGATGGCCGTTGTTTTACAACAGCCCGTTCTATTTAATGATACGCTAAGGCATAATCTGACGTTAGGTGCTAACTTTACTGATAATGAGCTATGGCAAGCGCTTGAAATTGCACAGCTAACAGATGTAACCAAACGTCTTACAAATGGTTTAGACACTGAGATTGGCCGCCAAGGTATACGCCTGTCGGGTGGGCAACGCCAACGCTTAGCGATTGCAAGAATGATATTGGCAAACCCAGATTTTGTTATCCTCGATGAGGCAACATCTGCATTAGATACAGCCACCGAAGCGGCACTGCATACGGCACTAAACCAATTCTTGCGTGATAGAACCACGCTTATCGTTGCACACCGTTTATCTGCGGTTAAGCAAGCCGATATAATCTATGTACTTGAAGACGGTAAATTAAGCCAAGCAGGTACACATGAAGAATTGGTACAAAAAGAAGGTTTATATCAAACCTTGTATGGCACAATCCAGTCATCGGATCAGAGTAAGAATGAAGATAATCCGGCCCTCACTATAGCCAGCGTTAACGTAAAATAA
- a CDS encoding lipocalin-like domain-containing protein, protein MKTLLVTLALFISSWSIQAAAEKLTEFDYPLLLGDWYWFSTNDEGIESDGESYTAMNIKFTSNYDFVVRLLRADGSVDQWKGKYDVDETNITFRSSDQPEQLHSYMLSYNQFVLDGARFTKLAPENLPGQWHASRISGNDVDEHITGLSILLRPDFLFSVEVKGTDGKMKEHRGIYYIEDNNIVLLYEDGQHESQYKLGSDNTLTLSNKLFGMEAIMQREY, encoded by the coding sequence ATGAAAACATTACTGGTCACTTTGGCATTATTCATCAGCTCTTGGAGTATCCAGGCTGCTGCGGAAAAGCTAACTGAATTCGACTATCCGTTATTGCTCGGTGATTGGTATTGGTTTAGTACAAATGATGAAGGGATAGAGAGCGATGGCGAAAGCTACACCGCCATGAACATTAAATTTACCTCTAACTATGATTTTGTCGTGCGATTACTGCGTGCTGATGGCTCGGTCGATCAGTGGAAAGGTAAGTACGATGTAGATGAAACCAATATTACATTTCGTTCAAGTGATCAGCCTGAGCAGCTGCATTCTTACATGCTTAGCTATAACCAATTTGTACTTGATGGTGCTCGATTTACTAAACTCGCACCTGAGAATTTACCCGGACAATGGCATGCTTCTCGTATCTCTGGCAATGATGTTGATGAACATATCACAGGCTTATCTATTTTGTTGCGTCCAGACTTTTTATTCTCGGTTGAGGTAAAAGGCACTGATGGCAAGATGAAAGAACACCGAGGTATTTATTATATAGAAGACAATAACATTGTTCTGCTTTATGAAGATGGTCAGCATGAAAGCCAGTACAAACTTGGCTCGGATAATACGCTGACATTAAGCAACAAGCTGTTTGGAATGGAAGCCATAATGCAACGAGAGTATTGA
- the proQ gene encoding RNA chaperone ProQ has translation MENSEKLTNSKEVIAYIAERFPKCFSVEGEAKPLKIGIFQDLAARLSDDPKVSKTLLRTALRQYTSSWRYLHGAKAGANRVDLDGNACGELEQEHIDHAQKALEESKAKVRARRKEQAVAKAAAAKEGEAKAKKNRTNSAKPKNAKQKTTKLDKKPVETTRALNADEVKVGKDVNVNMGTGNMPATIVEINKDDVRVRLSNGLTMAVKAEHLRS, from the coding sequence ATGGAAAACTCTGAAAAGTTAACGAACAGTAAAGAAGTAATTGCATACATTGCTGAGCGTTTCCCAAAATGTTTCTCTGTTGAAGGTGAAGCTAAGCCACTTAAGATTGGTATCTTTCAAGATCTAGCTGCGCGTCTAAGCGACGACCCTAAAGTAAGCAAAACATTATTGCGTACAGCACTTCGTCAATACACTTCTTCCTGGCGTTACCTTCATGGTGCAAAAGCTGGCGCAAACCGCGTAGACCTTGATGGCAACGCATGCGGTGAGCTAGAGCAAGAGCATATTGACCATGCACAAAAAGCGCTAGAAGAAAGCAAAGCAAAAGTACGTGCTCGTCGTAAAGAGCAAGCAGTAGCGAAAGCAGCTGCAGCTAAAGAAGGTGAAGCTAAAGCGAAAAAAAATCGCACTAATTCAGCTAAACCAAAGAACGCTAAGCAAAAAACGACTAAGCTAGATAAAAAGCCTGTTGAAACAACCCGTGCTCTAAACGCTGACGAAGTCAAAGTTGGCAAAGATGTAAATGTGAACATGGGTACCGGCAACATGCCGGCAACTATCGTTGAAATCAATAAGGACGATGTGCGTGTACGTTTGAGTAATGGTCTAACTATGGCTGTTAAAGCGGAGCACCTGCGTTCGTAA
- a CDS encoding GntR family transcriptional regulator, with protein MEAIKEPTKSEGLTERLIEAIVNGDYPAGSKIAESDLANTFGVSRGPLREALMRVEALRLIERAPHVGARVVELSQEKLIEIYAVREALEGMAARLACIHITDEEIEGLEHLLTTHHQHIEKVEGASYFHQQGDFDFHYRIIKASRNSKLISLLCDELYHLLRMYRYQSPRAHSRPRQALNEHAQILAAIKERDPELAEMLMRRHIMRSRQLIEQQLDTM; from the coding sequence ATGGAAGCGATAAAAGAACCAACCAAGTCAGAGGGACTGACAGAGCGCTTGATAGAAGCCATTGTTAATGGTGATTACCCAGCAGGCAGCAAAATTGCGGAGTCAGATCTGGCTAATACTTTCGGTGTTAGCCGAGGGCCATTACGTGAAGCTCTAATGCGGGTTGAAGCATTAAGGCTGATCGAGCGTGCACCGCATGTGGGTGCTCGCGTTGTCGAGCTGAGCCAAGAGAAGCTTATTGAAATTTATGCCGTACGTGAGGCATTGGAAGGAATGGCAGCGCGGCTTGCTTGCATTCATATTACTGACGAAGAAATTGAAGGATTAGAGCACTTATTAACGACTCACCACCAACACATCGAAAAGGTTGAAGGTGCTTCTTATTTCCATCAGCAAGGGGATTTTGATTTTCATTATCGAATTATCAAAGCCAGTAGAAACTCAAAGCTAATCAGCTTGTTGTGCGATGAACTTTATCATTTGTTGCGCATGTATCGTTATCAATCCCCACGCGCACATTCACGTCCTCGCCAAGCCCTTAATGAACATGCTCAGATCCTCGCAGCGATTAAAGAACGTGATCCTGAATTAGCCGAAATGTTGATGCGTCGCCATATTATGCGAAGCCGTCAGCTCATTGAGCAACAACTCGACACTATGTGA
- a CDS encoding GAF domain-containing protein, whose amino-acid sequence MENKLAFYNRLTKQAVAIIEDEPDVIANLSNISALLNMELEDINWVGFYLLKGEQLVLGPFQGKVACVRIPVGRGVCGTAISEDSVQRIEDVHQFEGHIACDAASNSEIVIPFRIGGELYGVLDIDSPSLSRFDQFDEEGLVSFINALQKHL is encoded by the coding sequence ATGGAAAATAAACTCGCGTTTTATAATCGCTTAACAAAACAAGCTGTTGCTATCATCGAAGATGAGCCAGATGTTATTGCTAATCTCTCTAATATTAGTGCGTTACTCAACATGGAGTTAGAGGATATTAATTGGGTTGGCTTTTATTTGTTAAAAGGCGAGCAGTTAGTACTAGGTCCTTTCCAAGGTAAAGTGGCTTGTGTGCGTATCCCCGTTGGACGTGGTGTGTGCGGTACGGCCATTTCGGAAGATAGTGTTCAGCGAATTGAAGATGTGCATCAGTTTGAAGGGCACATTGCATGTGATGCAGCGAGTAATTCTGAAATTGTGATCCCATTCAGAATTGGTGGCGAATTGTACGGTGTGCTTGATATTGATAGTCCAAGCTTGTCAAGATTTGACCAATTTGATGAAGAGGGTCTTGTTTCTTTCATTAATGCGCTACAAAAACACCTCTAA
- the prc gene encoding carboxy terminal-processing peptidase yields MKCRFRFSLIAAGMMLAASAQALEAKYSLSDLPQLTAEKQHATASKRIASRFTRSHYKQFALDDQFSASMYDRYVKMLDFNRSFLTQSDVHSFDKWEDQFDDQLKLGDSSAAFDIFNKTLQRRFDRYQYALSLLDKEITFDADESIIIDRSELPWAKDRNELNEIWRKRVKYDALNLKLAGKEWKEIKETLGKRYNNALKRLTQSHSEDVFQIYMNAFAREVDPHTSYLSPRNAEQFQSEMNLSLEGIGAVLQVVDDYTVIRSLVAGGPASSSKQLSAGDRIIGVGQEGKEIVDVIGWRLDDVVQLIKGPKGSKVILEILPESKNAKSYDVTITRDKIRLEDRAVKSEVKVKGGKKIGVIEVPSFYVGLSEDTKKELASLNEQQVDGVVIDLRNNGGGALTEATALTGLFINGGPVVQVRDSYGRVKVNGDSDDRVYFDGPLTVLVNRYSASASEIFAAAMQDYGRAVVLGEQSFGKGTVQQHRSLNHIYDLFDKPLGHVQYTIQKFYRINGGSTQNLGVVPDISFPTAIDPADTGESVEDNALPWDSIKPAGYQKVDNFSAILPSLSTKHEVRIQKDMEFGFILDDISKYQAEKDIKTISLNEKTRIAEQDKDDSDRLTRLNERQKAMGEKPFASLDDVPKDYEAPDAYLDEAVAITVDLTNAQS; encoded by the coding sequence ATGAAATGTCGATTCCGTTTCTCACTGATCGCTGCCGGCATGATGCTGGCAGCATCAGCGCAAGCCCTAGAGGCTAAATACTCGTTAAGTGACTTGCCGCAGTTAACTGCTGAAAAACAACATGCAACAGCTAGTAAGCGTATTGCATCGCGTTTTACACGTTCACACTACAAGCAATTTGCACTTGATGATCAATTCTCAGCTAGCATGTATGACCGTTATGTCAAGATGCTGGACTTCAACCGCAGCTTCCTAACGCAATCTGACGTTCATTCGTTTGATAAGTGGGAAGATCAATTTGATGATCAGCTTAAATTGGGTGACTCATCAGCTGCGTTCGATATTTTCAATAAGACGCTTCAACGTCGATTCGATCGTTATCAATATGCGTTGTCTTTGCTCGATAAAGAAATCACTTTTGATGCTGATGAAAGTATCATCATTGATCGTTCTGAATTGCCATGGGCTAAAGACCGTAATGAGCTAAACGAAATTTGGCGTAAGCGTGTTAAATACGATGCATTGAATCTAAAACTCGCAGGTAAAGAGTGGAAAGAGATCAAAGAGACATTAGGGAAGCGTTATAACAACGCCCTTAAACGTCTGACACAATCGCATAGCGAAGATGTGTTCCAGATCTACATGAACGCTTTTGCCCGTGAAGTTGATCCTCACACCAGCTATTTATCACCACGTAATGCTGAACAATTCCAATCTGAAATGAACCTTTCTCTAGAAGGTATCGGTGCGGTATTGCAAGTTGTGGATGACTATACCGTGATTCGTTCATTGGTTGCTGGTGGTCCTGCATCTTCATCGAAGCAACTTTCTGCGGGTGACCGCATTATAGGTGTTGGCCAGGAAGGTAAAGAGATTGTCGATGTTATCGGCTGGCGCCTTGATGACGTCGTCCAGTTAATCAAAGGGCCGAAAGGCAGCAAGGTTATTCTGGAAATCTTACCTGAAAGTAAGAATGCCAAAAGTTACGATGTGACTATCACCCGTGACAAAATTCGTTTAGAAGATCGAGCGGTTAAATCGGAAGTTAAAGTCAAAGGCGGTAAGAAAATTGGTGTTATTGAAGTACCAAGTTTCTACGTTGGCTTGTCTGAAGATACTAAGAAAGAGCTTGCGTCACTGAATGAACAGCAAGTAGACGGTGTGGTTATTGATTTACGAAACAATGGTGGTGGTGCGCTAACAGAGGCAACGGCACTGACTGGTTTGTTTATCAATGGTGGCCCTGTTGTGCAGGTTCGTGACAGTTATGGTCGTGTTAAAGTCAATGGCGATTCTGATGATCGCGTTTATTTTGATGGCCCATTAACGGTATTAGTGAATCGTTACAGTGCGTCAGCCTCTGAAATCTTTGCTGCTGCAATGCAAGATTATGGCCGTGCCGTGGTACTTGGAGAGCAATCATTTGGTAAAGGTACAGTGCAACAGCACCGTTCACTTAACCACATTTATGACTTGTTCGATAAACCACTTGGTCATGTTCAGTACACGATCCAAAAGTTCTATCGTATTAACGGTGGTAGTACGCAAAACTTAGGTGTTGTTCCAGACATTAGTTTCCCAACGGCGATTGATCCTGCTGATACAGGTGAGAGTGTCGAAGATAACGCATTACCATGGGATAGCATTAAGCCTGCGGGTTACCAAAAAGTAGATAACTTCTCTGCAATATTACCGTCTTTGTCGACTAAGCATGAAGTTCGTATTCAGAAAGACATGGAATTTGGTTTCATTCTCGATGATATTTCGAAGTACCAAGCTGAGAAAGATATTAAGACAATTTCGCTGAATGAAAAGACGCGAATTGCAGAGCAAGATAAAGATGACAGCGATCGTTTGACACGTTTAAATGAACGCCAGAAGGCGATGGGTGAAAAACCTTTTGCTTCACTGGATGATGTGCCAAAAGATTACGAAGCGCCAGATGCGTACTTAGATGAAGCTGTGGCTATCACAGTGGACTTAACCAATGCGCAAAGCTAA